The following are encoded in a window of Rubellicoccus peritrichatus genomic DNA:
- a CDS encoding prepilin-type N-terminal cleavage/methylation domain-containing protein — protein sequence MYYTFRHYTKRRGLTLVELLVVLTIITAVATIIIPILPNTNQISGGSTGSGNMREVIKAVETHRGATGDYPENWDSLIDSNGVILPTTAPADLAVLDISSPISGSDEEAIANALANASITQTFQHVDFTDTDVNQTFDGMNAVNELGAGNVAVLTTDGETALGLNASGGDIVRYVAFGLGNNSTMIGRTMADAPVKFLSGGDNPSTQYARWIVIFTVFDDETLRLSTVAGLDDNELQGINFHLNDFYNAF from the coding sequence ATGTATTACACATTTAGACACTACACGAAACGGCGCGGTCTCACTCTCGTGGAATTACTTGTGGTGCTCACGATCATCACTGCCGTGGCCACAATCATTATACCAATTCTTCCAAATACGAATCAAATTTCTGGTGGTTCGACCGGATCGGGCAATATGCGGGAGGTGATTAAGGCGGTAGAGACTCATCGTGGAGCTACGGGTGATTACCCTGAAAACTGGGACAGTTTGATTGATTCCAATGGTGTTATTTTGCCAACAACAGCCCCAGCTGACCTCGCAGTACTCGATATTAGTTCGCCGATCAGCGGTTCTGACGAAGAAGCAATCGCGAACGCCCTTGCAAACGCAAGTATAACGCAAACATTTCAGCATGTCGATTTTACAGATACGGACGTAAATCAAACATTCGACGGCATGAACGCGGTCAACGAACTGGGAGCAGGTAATGTCGCCGTACTGACAACTGATGGTGAGACGGCTCTAGGACTCAACGCTAGTGGCGGGGATATTGTCAGATATGTTGCCTTCGGCCTCGGGAACAACAGCACGATGATTGGGCGAACAATGGCGGATGCGCCTGTTAAATTCCTCAGTGGTGGAGACAACCCGTCGACCCAATACGCACGCTGGATTGTGATTTTTACTGTTTTCGATGATGAAACCCTACGTCTCTCGACAGTCGCCGGCCTTGATGACAATGAGTTACAGGGTATTAATTTTCATCTGAACGATTTTTATAATGCTTTCTAG
- a CDS encoding DUF3179 domain-containing protein, which yields MKLILPLLPFLLLTGLASWAGNSSDNGKTENANSNADLIAFFQLFSPSLETREEGLVYIKNEWKPEFAVMAVETLFFVRDQTTSDSLRKILEEKTGKDFGYDTNAWYRWIWSKPEATLSKYPDFKGHLYKFIDPKFEKYFANRYNSQIRLDEVRWGGVVQDGIPPLRNPKMIPAAKASYLNDNDVVFGIELNGDLRAYPKRILAWHEMFVDTVGGVPVAGVYCTLCGTVILYKTEFEGVSHEIGTSGFLYRSNKVMYDKATQSLWNTFSGEPVLGPLVGKGIQLDTYSVVTTTWGEWKKRHPKTLVLSLDTGHRRDYGEGAAYRDYFATDELMFTVPVLDTRLKNKDEVLALRVNSPDEQLAISVDFLRKNPIYHDQIGEERFVVLTDKSGANRVYERGGNHFVTFDGEFALIDKQGHEWEMSEDRLVSEDGIILERLPYHRAFWFGWYAQFPDTRLVM from the coding sequence ATGAAGCTCATTTTACCGTTACTCCCGTTTCTGCTTTTAACTGGATTAGCATCCTGGGCAGGGAATTCATCCGATAATGGCAAAACAGAGAATGCGAATAGCAATGCTGACCTAATCGCCTTCTTCCAGTTGTTCTCGCCATCGTTGGAAACACGAGAAGAGGGGCTGGTCTATATCAAGAATGAATGGAAGCCCGAATTTGCTGTTATGGCTGTGGAGACACTGTTTTTTGTTCGAGATCAGACAACCTCTGATAGCTTAAGAAAAATTCTTGAGGAAAAAACAGGCAAGGATTTTGGCTATGATACAAATGCCTGGTATCGTTGGATATGGAGTAAGCCAGAAGCGACATTGAGTAAATACCCGGATTTTAAAGGGCATCTTTACAAATTTATTGATCCGAAGTTTGAAAAATATTTTGCCAATCGCTATAACAGCCAGATTAGGCTGGATGAGGTCCGTTGGGGCGGAGTGGTGCAAGATGGTATTCCTCCGCTTAGGAATCCGAAGATGATCCCCGCGGCCAAAGCATCCTATTTGAACGATAATGATGTTGTTTTTGGGATTGAGTTAAATGGCGATTTACGGGCTTACCCTAAGCGTATTTTAGCCTGGCATGAAATGTTTGTTGATACTGTAGGTGGAGTTCCGGTTGCTGGCGTCTACTGCACACTATGTGGGACAGTGATTTTATATAAGACGGAGTTCGAAGGGGTTAGCCATGAAATCGGTACCAGTGGTTTTCTTTATCGCTCCAACAAAGTGATGTATGATAAGGCGACCCAGTCATTGTGGAATACATTTTCAGGAGAACCCGTTCTGGGACCCCTTGTTGGAAAAGGTATTCAACTCGACACTTATAGTGTTGTGACTACGACTTGGGGTGAGTGGAAGAAAAGGCATCCGAAGACACTGGTTCTTTCATTAGATACGGGACATCGTCGGGATTACGGTGAAGGGGCTGCCTATCGAGATTATTTTGCTACAGACGAGCTAATGTTTACCGTGCCTGTGCTCGATACGCGTCTGAAAAATAAAGACGAAGTATTAGCCTTGAGAGTGAATTCTCCGGATGAGCAACTTGCTATATCGGTGGACTTCTTAAGGAAAAACCCAATATATCACGATCAAATTGGAGAAGAGCGGTTTGTTGTCTTAACTGATAAGAGTGGAGCTAATCGCGTCTATGAACGTGGAGGGAATCACTTCGTCACTTTTGATGGTGAATTTGCTTTGATCGATAAACAAGGCCACGAATGGGAAATGTCTGAAGATCGTCTTGTGAGTGAAGACGGAATAATTTTAGAGCGCCTGCCTTACCATCGAGCCTTCTGGTTTGGTTGGTACGCGCAATTTCCTGATACACGTTTGGTGATGTGA
- a CDS encoding mycobacterial-type methylenetetrahydrofolate reductase, with the protein MNTIALEFVPPNREDGTARAVEEAQKILELSKVCGIENRIRHLMIPGMIEEDPDRPVTMKPKFDTLETWNAVSPELPGVKGLCTQVTAFMDQEALGRRFDEMQNAGMDGIIFVGVPRTMADGDGDGVAPTDALDIFKEKVPNRGAILIPTREGEDGRFNFKCDRGANFALTQLLYSDAIVGFLKDFAKQHTHRPEVLLSFGFVPKAEQRVGLINWLIQDPGNSKVAAEQELVTRLSETPFAEKKKILVDLYRRVIDGVLELGFPVSIHLEAPYGFTKPAFETFAEMLDYWAPDQ; encoded by the coding sequence ATGAACACAATCGCCCTCGAATTTGTCCCCCCCAATCGTGAAGATGGAACCGCCAGAGCGGTTGAAGAAGCCCAGAAAATTCTGGAGCTTTCAAAAGTATGCGGAATTGAGAACAGGATTCGTCATTTGATGATCCCAGGCATGATCGAAGAAGATCCGGATCGTCCTGTGACGATGAAACCGAAGTTTGATACTTTGGAAACGTGGAATGCTGTCAGCCCAGAACTGCCTGGAGTCAAAGGCCTTTGCACTCAGGTAACCGCATTCATGGATCAAGAGGCACTTGGTCGGCGCTTTGATGAAATGCAAAATGCAGGCATGGACGGAATCATTTTTGTTGGTGTCCCCAGGACAATGGCCGATGGCGATGGCGATGGCGTCGCTCCAACGGATGCTTTGGATATTTTTAAAGAAAAAGTGCCCAATCGCGGCGCAATCCTTATTCCAACACGTGAAGGAGAAGACGGTCGCTTCAACTTCAAGTGCGACAGAGGGGCGAATTTCGCCCTAACCCAACTTCTCTACTCTGATGCAATTGTTGGCTTTTTAAAAGATTTTGCGAAACAACATACACACCGCCCGGAGGTGCTACTCTCATTTGGATTTGTCCCCAAAGCTGAACAACGCGTAGGCTTGATCAACTGGCTGATTCAAGACCCTGGCAATAGCAAGGTAGCTGCCGAACAGGAACTCGTCACTAGACTATCAGAAACACCTTTTGCTGAGAAAAAGAAAATCCTGGTCGATCTTTACCGTCGTGTTATTGATGGTGTTCTTGAACTTGGTTTTCCGGTGAGCATCCACCTGGAAGCCCCTTATGGCTTTACAAAACCTGCATTCGAGACTTTTGCTGAGATGCTCGATTACTGGGCACCAGACCAATAG
- the tkt gene encoding transketolase, with protein sequence MPETMELNTEALAQACTEARGLAMDAVAAAASGHLGLPLGSTEIGAVLFGKALSFNPEAPEWINRDRFVLSAGHGSMFIYTWLHLAGYDLSLEELKNFRQLHSKTPGHPEFGETVGIEATTGPLGQGTGNVVGMAVSAKMAAAHFNTPEHTIFDHHIVALAGDGCLQEGIAAEAGSFAGRFGLDNLIMFYDSNDVTLDAMADKTQNEDTAQRYESYGWDVVTLADGHDLTALLDAYEKARDDDNGRPKLIICKTEIGRGIPQVAGTQKAHGEGGVKFVDEDRKLLGLPEEKFYVSEGTREYFADRKATLVEEYKTWEATYTAWKAANPEKAQLLEDGFAHKHASEEEILKAIPTFDPEKASATRASGGEALNAIAKQVPLLLSGSADLHGSTKNYIKDAGDFDIDTPTGRNLHFGIREHAMGAIMNGMAYYGLFKASGATFLTFSDYMRPSVRLAALANLPVFYIWTHDSIGVGEDGPTHQPVETVTALRTIPNLDVYRPGDAEETAAAFAAAIERSEGPTALILSRQNLPNLKQISVEDRRNGALKGGYVAIKETSELEAIILATGSELYLAVEAAEKLGSGVRVVSLPCWERFERQSQSYQDEVLPPSCTKRVSIEAGVTLAWARFVGSQGKSIGVDRFGISAPAPQIYKELGVTADAVVEAIKAL encoded by the coding sequence ATGCCTGAAACAATGGAACTGAATACAGAAGCACTAGCTCAAGCCTGCACCGAAGCCCGTGGTCTCGCCATGGATGCTGTCGCCGCCGCTGCCTCCGGGCACCTCGGCCTGCCACTTGGTTCAACCGAGATTGGCGCCGTGCTATTTGGCAAAGCGCTCAGCTTTAACCCGGAAGCCCCTGAGTGGATCAATCGTGACCGCTTTGTTCTTTCCGCTGGCCATGGTAGCATGTTTATTTACACATGGCTGCACCTTGCTGGCTACGACCTGTCTCTTGAGGAGCTAAAGAACTTTCGTCAATTACATTCAAAAACCCCGGGACACCCTGAATTTGGTGAAACTGTTGGTATTGAAGCAACTACTGGTCCGCTGGGGCAGGGGACTGGTAATGTCGTCGGAATGGCTGTTTCGGCCAAAATGGCAGCGGCTCATTTCAATACCCCTGAGCATACCATTTTCGACCACCATATCGTAGCGCTCGCCGGTGACGGTTGCCTTCAGGAAGGTATTGCCGCTGAAGCAGGTTCGTTCGCTGGTCGTTTCGGTCTCGATAATCTGATCATGTTTTATGACAGCAATGACGTCACACTCGACGCTATGGCTGACAAAACTCAGAATGAGGACACCGCTCAACGCTATGAATCCTACGGTTGGGATGTGGTCACACTGGCAGACGGTCACGATTTAACTGCACTGCTTGACGCTTATGAGAAGGCAAGAGATGACGACAATGGTCGCCCCAAGCTTATTATTTGCAAAACCGAAATTGGCCGCGGTATCCCACAAGTTGCCGGAACGCAAAAGGCACACGGCGAAGGTGGAGTAAAGTTTGTCGATGAAGACCGCAAGCTGCTTGGCTTACCCGAAGAGAAGTTTTATGTGAGTGAAGGCACTCGCGAATACTTCGCAGATCGCAAGGCTACTTTGGTTGAGGAATACAAAACCTGGGAAGCAACTTATACGGCATGGAAAGCTGCAAATCCTGAAAAAGCTCAGCTACTCGAAGACGGCTTTGCTCACAAGCATGCAAGCGAGGAAGAAATTCTTAAGGCGATTCCAACTTTTGATCCTGAAAAAGCATCGGCTACGCGCGCATCCGGTGGTGAAGCGCTTAACGCAATTGCCAAGCAAGTGCCACTTCTGCTTTCCGGTTCTGCTGACCTGCATGGGTCGACCAAGAATTACATTAAGGACGCTGGTGACTTTGACATAGATACACCTACTGGTCGTAATCTCCACTTTGGTATTCGTGAGCACGCCATGGGCGCGATTATGAATGGCATGGCTTATTACGGTTTGTTCAAGGCGTCAGGTGCGACTTTTCTTACCTTTTCTGATTATATGCGTCCATCCGTGCGCTTGGCTGCGTTGGCAAATCTTCCTGTGTTCTACATTTGGACACATGACTCCATTGGTGTTGGTGAAGATGGTCCAACTCACCAGCCTGTTGAAACGGTTACAGCTTTACGCACGATTCCTAATCTTGACGTATATCGTCCAGGGGATGCAGAAGAAACCGCTGCTGCTTTTGCTGCTGCGATTGAACGTTCTGAGGGGCCAACTGCTCTTATCCTCAGCCGTCAGAATCTACCAAACTTAAAACAGATTTCAGTTGAAGATCGTCGCAACGGGGCACTTAAAGGTGGTTATGTTGCCATCAAGGAGACAAGTGAGCTAGAAGCAATCATTCTTGCTACAGGCAGTGAGCTTTATCTTGCGGTCGAAGCTGCTGAAAAACTGGGCAGTGGAGTTCGTGTTGTTTCACTTCCTTGCTGGGAGCGTTTCGAGCGTCAATCACAGTCTTATCAGGACGAAGTCCTGCCACCTTCATGCACCAAGCGCGTTTCCATTGAAGCCGGAGTTACTCTGGCTTGGGCACGTTTTGTTGGTTCACAGGGCAAAAGTATTGGTGTTGATCGCTTTGGTATTTCCGCTCCTGCACCTCAGATTTACAAAGAGCTTGGGGTGACTGCAGACGCTGTTGTTGAGGCTATTAAGGCGCTGTAG
- a CDS encoding Hsp70 family protein, translating into MQKFSFSRIEEGQIGIGVDFGTSNSSVAIFDGKELRCLTIEEGDHALKLIPTAIYISKDLLPTIGLSGIEQYLQDNRNRQIKLKQESVGAFDMTLGFGGDGDAQTITVQANAWTDQNIPGRLFRGIKSWLGNSDVDRVKIFNKSFNITALITPILLKLKETYSPFAESKIDIHVGRPVNFVGDSQESNRQAISRLTDSCRFAEIKNPIFCEEPVAAAMSFLHTHSVEVDSKYLVFDFGGGTLDLTVLSITQNGFSVLATGGIGLGGNMIDCMIYKKMIFPEIGLGVKVSRNANAKQEKTDFRFSDYAERLIDWQNAYQLNTPRLRNQINVGMKEGGEAEIKLKRLRGIIVDNLSYEILRAIESAKIELSNQTETIISVPGIDLEVPFTRQDFDEILKAPLKDIDTLLSDVLSKANVSKDELTGVVCTGGSSEIPAIRNHLEALLHIPIIRHDAFTGIAAGLAIANYYGYDSSST; encoded by the coding sequence ATGCAGAAGTTTTCATTTTCAAGGATAGAAGAAGGACAAATTGGAATTGGCGTCGACTTTGGAACGTCGAACTCATCCGTTGCCATATTTGATGGCAAGGAATTGCGCTGTTTAACGATAGAGGAAGGCGACCATGCCCTTAAACTCATTCCCACCGCCATCTACATTTCGAAAGATTTATTACCCACAATTGGCCTCTCGGGAATAGAACAATATTTGCAGGACAACAGAAACCGTCAGATTAAACTCAAGCAGGAAAGTGTTGGAGCTTTTGATATGACTTTGGGATTTGGAGGCGATGGTGATGCCCAAACAATTACGGTTCAAGCAAATGCATGGACCGATCAAAATATCCCCGGGCGCCTTTTCAGGGGGATAAAAAGTTGGTTAGGTAACAGCGATGTCGATCGCGTTAAAATCTTCAACAAGTCATTCAACATTACCGCCCTCATCACTCCAATCCTGCTTAAGCTGAAGGAAACATATAGTCCTTTTGCAGAAAGTAAAATCGACATACATGTTGGCCGACCAGTCAATTTTGTAGGAGACAGCCAAGAATCAAACAGACAGGCAATATCACGTTTAACAGATTCGTGTCGCTTTGCTGAAATTAAAAATCCTATTTTCTGCGAAGAGCCAGTTGCTGCGGCAATGAGTTTCCTGCATACGCATTCCGTGGAGGTTGATTCAAAGTATCTGGTTTTTGACTTTGGCGGAGGCACCTTGGACCTGACAGTCTTGTCTATTACCCAAAATGGCTTTAGTGTTTTGGCAACAGGAGGAATCGGCCTTGGTGGAAACATGATTGATTGTATGATTTACAAGAAGATGATTTTTCCTGAGATCGGTCTAGGTGTGAAGGTTTCACGCAATGCCAATGCCAAACAAGAAAAGACTGATTTCCGATTCAGCGACTATGCCGAACGACTTATCGACTGGCAAAATGCCTACCAGCTCAACACACCTCGATTAAGGAATCAAATTAATGTAGGCATGAAAGAAGGCGGCGAAGCTGAGATCAAATTGAAGCGTCTTCGCGGCATTATTGTTGACAACCTTTCCTATGAAATCCTCCGAGCCATTGAGTCAGCAAAAATCGAATTATCAAATCAAACGGAGACCATAATATCAGTTCCCGGCATAGACCTAGAAGTGCCATTCACTCGCCAGGATTTTGACGAAATCCTCAAGGCTCCATTAAAAGACATAGATACGTTATTATCAGACGTATTATCAAAAGCAAATGTGAGCAAAGACGAACTCACGGGTGTGGTGTGCACTGGCGGCTCTTCTGAGATACCAGCAATTCGAAATCATTTGGAAGCCTTGCTTCACATACCCATAATCCGTCACGATGCTTTCACTGGGATAGCGGCTGGACTGGCAATCGCGAACTATTATGGGTATGATAGCAGCTCAACATAA
- a CDS encoding prepilin-type N-terminal cleavage/methylation domain-containing protein, translating to MNHYTQSFSKRMKMRKGLTLVELLVVLVILVAVGGLLVPTISSSLSRSHVATCATSFPEVHNMVQRALLESSSLGTDFDSGIYTGGTDPVNNSTTTFTATEGGANGTGALTTDALTAGEVVSLAGLGITSVVDHAAAPNNVTFDIGGVQRVLATGDELITLTTGQADALFLPTADGEKYVWLGIGRDWSLLGNLAPEPPVHFGDTPGALPDQVHSRFGVVVEVFEDTVTPADSPPAEFKRISYCIDGDAFETADNHIEVYWQELNES from the coding sequence ATGAATCATTACACTCAATCTTTCTCTAAGCGCATGAAAATGCGCAAGGGGCTAACCCTTGTCGAGCTACTCGTCGTGCTCGTCATCCTCGTCGCGGTCGGCGGTTTGCTTGTCCCAACGATCTCCAGCTCTCTCAGCCGTAGCCATGTAGCCACCTGTGCGACCTCTTTCCCGGAAGTCCACAATATGGTTCAAAGAGCTTTGCTGGAATCTAGTAGCCTCGGCACCGACTTTGACTCTGGCATCTATACAGGAGGAACAGACCCGGTTAACAACTCAACCACTACGTTTACCGCGACTGAAGGGGGTGCCAATGGTACCGGCGCTCTGACGACAGATGCCCTGACCGCTGGTGAAGTAGTCTCACTCGCTGGACTCGGAATCACTTCTGTTGTGGATCATGCCGCTGCACCAAATAATGTCACTTTTGATATTGGCGGAGTTCAACGCGTTCTTGCTACCGGTGACGAACTCATCACGCTGACAACAGGTCAAGCGGATGCGCTCTTCCTCCCCACTGCTGATGGTGAAAAGTATGTCTGGCTCGGCATAGGCCGTGACTGGAGCCTACTTGGCAACCTTGCTCCTGAGCCTCCCGTCCACTTCGGCGACACTCCAGGTGCACTTCCCGACCAAGTTCATTCCCGTTTTGGTGTCGTTGTGGAAGTCTTCGAAGACACTGTAACTCCCGCCGACTCTCCCCCTGCTGAGTTCAAGCGTATCAGCTACTGCATCGACGGTGATGCCTTCGAAACCGCTGACAACCATATCGAAGTTTACTGGCAGGAATTGAACGAAAGTTAA
- a CDS encoding trypsin-like serine protease, with product MKISNILLLTILNLSLALCASASSIREDVDDEKYLDLGNNEGDYVFDPAKQTTPDFAGVGYIKNIITGQSGSGILIAPQWVLTAASVIQNTVVEGETEEDEDTVEEPRAENIRIFFGKGGVNGDFIKLAAVDAVYVHPAWTAALLAAEDDQELLTQGVDIALLKLSEPIDDIRNYPIDTRADSTELGALFISGYGYFGNGKDGVIENDKFKRSVQNTVDRILNIQVTVPGYENLVGGQLAADFDPSFDLTINEGLRDNTLNGVPDAPEGDELDMRYLGDGNSNEIPTNLEGTPLMGDTGGPWIVRFPNSRGFLVAGVTSFSNSDKGLYGDISVATRVANFADWIVPKLLEDTIPNSFSAGNGWLYREGFGFYNPDTLPWIYQAQRGYLYVVPGQNIDDPNGIWMWSRDLRAWLWTRGDVLPFAWRGDLAFTVIEWES from the coding sequence ATGAAAATCAGTAACATACTTCTGCTAACGATACTAAACCTCTCACTTGCGCTGTGCGCGAGCGCCTCATCCATCCGCGAGGATGTAGATGATGAGAAATACTTGGACCTTGGTAATAACGAAGGTGACTACGTTTTTGATCCAGCCAAACAAACAACACCTGATTTCGCTGGAGTTGGTTATATTAAAAACATTATCACTGGCCAAAGTGGATCAGGTATACTGATTGCTCCACAATGGGTGCTAACAGCTGCGAGTGTCATTCAAAATACGGTCGTCGAGGGCGAAACCGAAGAAGACGAAGACACTGTGGAAGAGCCCAGGGCTGAAAACATTCGCATTTTCTTTGGTAAAGGCGGTGTAAATGGTGATTTTATTAAACTAGCAGCAGTTGATGCAGTTTATGTGCATCCAGCTTGGACCGCAGCACTACTTGCGGCCGAAGACGATCAGGAGCTTCTCACACAAGGTGTCGATATTGCTCTCTTGAAACTCTCCGAACCAATCGATGACATCCGCAACTACCCTATCGACACAAGAGCAGATTCCACTGAACTTGGAGCATTGTTCATTAGTGGTTATGGCTACTTCGGAAATGGTAAGGATGGCGTAATTGAAAACGATAAATTTAAGCGTTCAGTTCAAAATACAGTCGATCGCATTTTAAATATCCAAGTAACAGTACCGGGATACGAAAATCTTGTTGGTGGTCAGTTGGCAGCCGATTTTGATCCATCCTTCGATTTAACAATAAATGAAGGTCTCAGGGATAATACGCTCAACGGAGTTCCTGATGCTCCAGAAGGTGATGAGCTTGACATGCGCTACCTCGGAGATGGAAACAGCAATGAAATACCGACCAATTTAGAAGGTACACCGCTTATGGGCGACACAGGTGGGCCATGGATCGTTCGTTTTCCTAACAGCAGAGGCTTTCTAGTCGCAGGAGTTACGTCATTCAGTAATTCAGATAAGGGTCTGTATGGTGATATCTCAGTCGCAACGCGTGTAGCTAACTTCGCAGATTGGATTGTTCCTAAACTTCTCGAAGACACCATTCCAAATAGCTTTTCAGCTGGTAACGGATGGCTTTACCGCGAAGGCTTTGGATTCTATAATCCAGATACTCTCCCATGGATTTACCAAGCTCAACGTGGTTATCTCTATGTAGTGCCGGGGCAGAATATCGATGATCCAAATGGTATTTGGATGTGGTCACGTGATCTAAGAGCATGGCTTTGGACCAGAGGAGATGTCCTACCATTTGCATGGCGCGGTGATCTCGCATTCACAGTGATCGAGTGGGAATCTTAA
- a CDS encoding prepilin-type N-terminal cleavage/methylation domain-containing protein, whose product MLKSTTRKLPVARQGLTLVELLVVLSILAVLSTVALRSVAQITEEKRYDANIAQLENIEEAVLGDRETVGFIGDIGRLPIAQGSIAEEQLSELWDGGSLPGYSIQTPAGDSEVRLGVGWRGPYLNLGINRDELTDGFGDALVHYEANGDPVSNGESVAILQSLGVDGASGGTGVNADTAIVLEATTGAVTNGLSNVEVNISEDIAVVVQNDSGNILQSDGQYILVRVYGANYAANGSGGLETLVQAKFDFTDSTDNPGSATEVASLSFTLSGLPYGPKIFRAYQVDDTTLPANNDDLTEQPAVAPTADRASIATHKNLRGRTDAITLTLLTR is encoded by the coding sequence ATGCTAAAATCGACTACAAGAAAATTACCAGTTGCTCGTCAGGGATTGACCCTTGTCGAACTTCTCGTCGTGCTCAGTATACTCGCAGTTCTTTCCACTGTCGCATTAAGAAGTGTAGCCCAAATAACGGAAGAGAAGCGTTATGACGCAAACATTGCCCAACTCGAAAACATTGAAGAAGCAGTCTTGGGTGATAGAGAAACGGTTGGTTTCATTGGGGACATTGGGCGCTTGCCAATAGCACAAGGTTCTATTGCGGAAGAACAACTATCCGAACTCTGGGACGGTGGATCCTTGCCGGGTTATTCGATTCAAACACCGGCGGGCGATAGTGAGGTCAGACTGGGAGTGGGTTGGCGCGGACCATACTTGAATCTCGGAATCAATCGAGACGAGCTAACAGACGGCTTTGGCGATGCATTGGTGCATTACGAAGCGAATGGCGACCCTGTTTCCAATGGAGAGAGTGTGGCCATTCTACAGAGCCTCGGTGTTGATGGCGCTTCGGGTGGTACCGGTGTTAATGCGGATACGGCTATTGTGCTAGAGGCTACCACTGGGGCGGTTACAAATGGTTTATCCAATGTTGAGGTTAATATAAGCGAGGATATCGCTGTAGTCGTTCAGAATGATTCAGGTAATATTCTTCAAAGCGATGGACAGTATATTCTCGTCCGAGTCTACGGTGCGAATTATGCCGCAAACGGCAGTGGCGGATTAGAAACACTAGTGCAAGCGAAATTTGACTTTACGGACTCCACTGATAACCCTGGAAGCGCAACAGAGGTTGCCTCCCTATCATTCACATTGAGCGGTCTGCCGTATGGACCAAAAATTTTCCGGGCTTATCAGGTCGACGACACTACCCTTCCAGCAAATAACGATGACCTGACCGAACAGCCAGCCGTTGCACCCACAGCGGATCGAGCATCGATTGCAACTCATAAAAACCTTAGAGGCCGCACTGATGCCATAACACTGACTCTTCTTACAAGGTGA
- a CDS encoding type II secretion system protein: MPNELTQFTLPIRVRRGFTIMELLVVLTILAAVGGGVVMTVSNGMSIVDGTGRSITHEEVATRATLLEIEKALMGNGAEAGYYSHALELPTRIAGLLTDVDSLGAYNFATKRGWNGPYLFDSGATYGASTEAGDTDNFIATYGLDSDPAILDGWGKPIILQESDTSDARIVSAGPNQVIETDPNNAIDADRGDDIVQFLRDTDPNL, from the coding sequence ATGCCGAATGAGTTAACACAATTCACCTTACCGATTAGGGTTAGACGTGGCTTCACAATAATGGAGCTTCTTGTCGTGCTTACAATACTGGCAGCCGTGGGCGGTGGGGTTGTCATGACGGTTTCAAATGGAATGAGTATTGTCGATGGTACTGGTCGCAGTATTACACATGAGGAAGTGGCAACCCGGGCGACCCTTCTGGAGATTGAGAAAGCCCTAATGGGTAACGGTGCTGAAGCTGGTTACTATAGCCACGCACTAGAATTACCGACACGCATTGCAGGATTGTTGACAGATGTTGACAGCCTTGGAGCTTACAATTTTGCAACAAAGCGCGGCTGGAATGGCCCATACCTTTTTGATTCAGGTGCAACTTACGGAGCTTCGACTGAAGCTGGCGATACAGATAACTTCATCGCCACTTACGGGTTAGACTCTGACCCCGCAATCCTTGATGGCTGGGGCAAACCTATTATCTTGCAAGAGTCTGATACAAGTGATGCACGGATCGTCTCTGCCGGTCCCAATCAAGTAATTGAAACTGATCCGAACAACGCAATAGATGCTGACCGGGGCGATGACATTGTGCAGTTCTTACGCGATACTGACCCAAACCTGTAG